From the Thomasclavelia ramosa DSM 1402 genome, the window CGGCAAAGTATGATACAACGATCGAAGAAGAATTTATTCCAACTGATAAGTGGGCACCAGGTGTTGAAATTAATAAAAAAGTTACAGTTAAAAATACTGGAAACGTTGATATTGTGGTAAGAGCAAAATTAACTGAGCTATGGAAACGTAGTGAAAATCTGATGGATCCTAATGATCCAGATAAAATCTTGAGCGAGGAAGGTGAAATTTTACCAAATTCATTCGTTGATGAAAACGGCATTTCACATGATGCGGCAATTAAAAATTTTGTTCAAAATATGGTTTATGAATATGAAGATGTTAAAGATAATCTAGCAGATTATCATAATAAATGGATTCATTATGGTGATTATTACTACTATTTAGGTGTAATTGGTGAAGATGAAGCATCAAATGGATTATTAAATAGTGTGAAGATGAATCCGTTATTAGATGCAACAGTTAGCGGCAGTCATACAGTCGTTGAAGCAGATGAACAAGGGACTACAACTGTAACTAAAAAATATCAATACGGAAAATATGGATATGATAGCGCAGATTATACTTTGACAGTTGAAGCGCGGACAGTCCAAGCTTCAAAAGCAGCAATTAGGGATGCGTTTGGTGATAATGTGATGGCTGTGTATTTAGCCGATCATTTTGCTACGATTGCTGAACAACAATAAAGAAAAGGAAAGGTGAAGAAGAATGAAAAATAAAAAAAGTTTAGGTGGAATATTATTATTAGCATTAACAGTAGGAGTAGTTGGGTCGTTAGCGTATTTTAGTCAGGAATTGACAAAAACAAATGAATTTAAAACAGCAAAATATGATACTACAATTGAAGAAGAATTTACTCCACCAACTGATTGGTTACCAGGAGTTGAAGTAAATAAAGATGTAACAGTAAAAAACAGTGGTAATGTTGATGTAGTTGTTAAAGCAACATTAACAGAGTCATGGACCCGCGGTGATGAAACTTTAAGCAATACATTTACTGATGAAAATGGTTTAACACAAAATGCGGCTTTATTGGCATTGCCAAATGTTGTGAAATATACTGATGATATAGAGTTGGCGGCACAAGCAGGTAAATGGGTTGAATATGAAGGAACTTATTATTATATGGGAGCAATCAAAGGCGGTAATAGTTCAGCTTTATTATTAGATAACGTTACTTTAAATCCACTATTAGATGTAACTGATAAGAGTGTTACTACGGTTGTAACAACTGATGAAAATGGAACAAAAAAAGAAATTACAACTACCGAAAAAGGTAAGTACGGATATGATGATGCTAATTATAAATTAACAGTAACTGCAAATACGATTCAAGCAACAGCTTCAGCTATTAAAACTTGGGGAAGTAATCCAGTTGTAGATTACATTGTTGCTAATTATGCAACAATTGCTGAAAAATAAGATATAAATATAGAAAGAACGAACTGTACCCCTCACTTCAGTTCGTTTTTTCAATTATATAATGAGTAACAAAAAGATTATAGGATTAATGCTTCTATAATCTTTTTGTATTCTTTGATTGTTGGGTATATAATTATCTTGGGGTGGGAAGATGAAATTGTTTAAAAGATTATTAAAGTATTTTAGTAGACTAGAAAAAGAGGAAATTATAGATCTTACGCCAATTGTTGAAGATAAATATAATGAAGTGGCGATAGGAAATCTAGTATGGGCTTTGATGCCGTTAAGTAATGATGAGTTAGAACGTATAGAAGAAAGTCATCGAATTAGGCCCTATTTGGTCGTTGCTAAGGACGAAAATTATTTTTATGGGTATTATTGTTCTACAAAACAAAAGTCCCGTTATTTAGCTACATTTAAGCTTGATAAGAATATATATGACCATCGTAAAAATACATATGTCTATTTAACAAACACTTATAAGATTCCGCGAACTAATTTTCGAGATATTTACAATCGGATTGGAATTAATAATTTAATAATGATTGAGCGAAAACTGATTGTTAATTCACGCTACCTAGAGGGATTGATTCATTTTGATGTTCCGATTATTTATTGCGTTGGTGATATTATTAGAGTGGGTGATCAATTATATTATATTTATCAAACAGATAATTCAAACTTATATGTTAATAAGACTAAGTTTGTTCGTGAAGCAGCATTACGATATGAATTTGATTACAGTGAAACGATTATATTTGATTGTAAAAAATCTTATGAGCTGGTTAATATGCTATCACCAAAACATATTGAAATAGTATATGAAAATAAACGAAAATATAAGCATGAACAAAAAAGAAAGCAAGTTAAGCAGTATAAAAATGTTTTTAATTATCCTCGCGGAAGTGTTTTTGAGGATTGTAATGGTGATAAGATAATTTATTTATATAGCCGTTCTAATCATCATTATGGAATCAATACAAAAATCAATGAATTTTTTCCATATATATGTGATATTCAAAATATTGAAAAAGCGAATATTATCGGTACTATTAATGATGGAAAAATGATGATCATGCTGGAACGTCTGTTAGACCAAAATATTAATCCACATAATATTGTTACAATGATTTATCAAGAGATAATGGATGAGCGTCCTAGAAGCAGAGTGTAGAAATCTGCTTTTTTTATTTTTTTTGCTTCTAAGTAGGTTTTTATGAATAATTGCTTTATAATATAAACATAAGATTTTATAGAGAAAGTAATGGTGATAATATGTATGTTGCAACAAGTAGACAAATGAAGGCTTACGATCAGGCTTTATTAAATGAGGGATATTCAATCGAAGAACTAGTGGATAAAGCTAGTAATGCCATTTTACCGCATTGTTTGGGTTATAATAATATCGTGATTGTTTGTGGACCGGGAAATAATGGAGCTGATGGTTTAAGTTTAGGGATTAAACTACATATTCGAGCACGAAATGTGAAGTTATACTGTTTTGGAAACCCTAATAAATTTTCTCAAGCAAATAATTTTTATATTGAGCAAGCGCAAGAGATGGAAGTTCCAATTACTTTTATGGATGAAGAAGATATATCTTTATTTATAAGTGATGCACAAAAAGCAGATGTGGTAATTGATGCAATGTTTGGTTTCGGATTAAATGGTGAAGTTCGTGGAGTAGCTAGGATATTAATTGAAGAAATTAATAATTTATATGATATAGACATCATCGCAATTGATATTCCAACTGGATTAAATCCTGATACAGGAATACCTTATGGTAATGTGATTTGTGCTAGTAAGACAATTACTTTAACAGCAATCAAACAGGCTTTTTTAAATGAAGAGTGTCATATGTATACAGGAGAGATTGCAGTTGAAATATTGGATGCTAAAGATTTACGTCAGGAGCAGGGGCTTGCTAAATTGGTTAGTCCATCATGGATCAAATATCATTTAAAACCGCGTGCTTATTATGGACATAAAGGAATCTATGGCAAGATTTTACATTTAACTGGATGTGATTACTATCGAGGAGCTGCTTTATTAGCGTCAAAAGCCTCGGTTTATAGTGGAAGTGGTGTTGTATGTGTTTGTTCAAGTGAAAAAGTAATTGATGCGCTAGCAATAGTTACTCCTGAATGTACTTCTAAACTTCGTAATAGTAAACTGGAACAAGAACTTTTTTATGACCGTGATGCAATTTTGATTGGTTCAGGTTTAGGGTTAAATGAACAAAGCGAGCAGTATGTAATTGATACTTTACAATATGCCAATTGTCCAATCGTAATTGATGCTGATGGTTTGACGATTGCAGCTAAACATTTAGATTTATTAAAAGAGTGCCCCGTTCCTATTATCTTAACACCTCATTTTGGTGAATTTAAGCGTTTGTGTGCTTATGATGATGAATTAGATATGATTGATAAAGTTGGTGGTTTTGCTCGAAAATATGGTGTTACTGTTGTTTTAAAGGGTCCTAACACATTAATTACAGATGGTCGAGAGACATATCGTAATATTACAGCTAATAAGGCGATGGCTACGGCTGGAATGGGAGATGTTTTAGCTGGGATGATCGTTAGTTTTGTTGGACAAGGCTATACACCTAAAAATGCAGCTATTTTAGGAACTTATCTACATGGCAGCTGTGGGGATGTAATAGGGGATAATTCTTATACAGTATTACCTAGTAAATTAATTGATTTGATTCCACAAGTAATGCATGAAATTATTAATGAATAATTAGAACTTGAAATCTAAATTTAATTTTAATAGATTTAAAAATATATGTGAAAAAGTCATCAATAGTGATGACTTTTATAATTAGTATTTAAGCAAGATAAAAGAATGTATTAAAATCAATAAAATAGAAATTTTTTGATACAGGGTATTTAACTATGATGCATTTATAAAAAAAGATAATCACGTAAATTAGTTTTATGCTCATCTGCTTTAGAACTAAAAAACTATCTTAGGATTATCTTTGTTTTAGTGTCAATGGGGGTTAGTGATGCCAGAAATCTTTTTGAAATCATCTTCAGATAAAGGCTTATTAAGATAATAGCCTTGAATAACATCACAAGATAAATCTTTTAACACTTTTAGCTGTTCTTTAGTTTCTACTCCTTCAGCGACACAAGTTATATCTAATTGTTGACACGTATTAATGATATTTTTGATTACTAATTTAGCACGGTGATCATGATAAATATCGCTTACGATCTTTCGATCAAGTTTAAGTGAGCTTAAGTGCAGCGAGTATAGTATATAAATATTGCTATATTCAGCACCGAAGTCATCTAAAGCAATTTTATATCCTTCAGCTAAAAATTGATTAACAATATTTTTTAAACTAGCAGAATCAATTGATCCAATGGATTCAGTAACTTCTATTTCAATTAATTCTTTAGGAATATTATAGCTTTCAACGATTTTATTAGTTTCTTCTAAAATACCAGGTTCTAAAATAGTTGCTCGAGAATAATTTATTGAAATTGGGAAAGGCTTCCAAGTAGTTTTTAACCAGTTACTGAGAATTCGGCAGACATCTTTTAGAATAAATAAATCTATATGTCTAATTAATCCTGCTCTTTCTATTTCTGGAAGAAAACGCCCTGGTGGAATAATTCCTTTTTGAGGATCGTTGTATCTGATCAATGCTTCAGCACCACAAATTTGATTAGTTTTAGTATGAGCCTTAGGTTGTAAAAAGGTTAAAAATTTTCCATTTACAAAAGCAGTATTTAAACGCTCTAATATTTTTGCTATCGACTGATCAGATTTAGCTAACTTAGAGTGTATTTTTTTATTTA encodes:
- a CDS encoding BsaA family SipW-dependent biofilm matrix protein, with the protein product MKNKKSLSALISLAAIVLVVGTLAYFSRDLTVENRLKTAKYDTTIEEEFIPTDKWAPGVEINKKVTVKNTGNVDIVVRAKLTELWKRSENLMDPNDPDKILSEEGEILPNSFVDENGISHDAAIKNFVQNMVYEYEDVKDNLADYHNKWIHYGDYYYYLGVIGEDEASNGLLNSVKMNPLLDATVSGSHTVVEADEQGTTTVTKKYQYGKYGYDSADYTLTVEARTVQASKAAIRDAFGDNVMAVYLADHFATIAEQQ
- a CDS encoding BsaA family SipW-dependent biofilm matrix protein, with protein sequence MKNKKSLGGILLLALTVGVVGSLAYFSQELTKTNEFKTAKYDTTIEEEFTPPTDWLPGVEVNKDVTVKNSGNVDVVVKATLTESWTRGDETLSNTFTDENGLTQNAALLALPNVVKYTDDIELAAQAGKWVEYEGTYYYMGAIKGGNSSALLLDNVTLNPLLDVTDKSVTTVVTTDENGTKKEITTTEKGKYGYDDANYKLTVTANTIQATASAIKTWGSNPVVDYIVANYATIAEK
- a CDS encoding bifunctional ADP-dependent NAD(P)H-hydrate dehydratase/NAD(P)H-hydrate epimerase is translated as MYVATSRQMKAYDQALLNEGYSIEELVDKASNAILPHCLGYNNIVIVCGPGNNGADGLSLGIKLHIRARNVKLYCFGNPNKFSQANNFYIEQAQEMEVPITFMDEEDISLFISDAQKADVVIDAMFGFGLNGEVRGVARILIEEINNLYDIDIIAIDIPTGLNPDTGIPYGNVICASKTITLTAIKQAFLNEECHMYTGEIAVEILDAKDLRQEQGLAKLVSPSWIKYHLKPRAYYGHKGIYGKILHLTGCDYYRGAALLASKASVYSGSGVVCVCSSEKVIDALAIVTPECTSKLRNSKLEQELFYDRDAILIGSGLGLNEQSEQYVIDTLQYANCPIVIDADGLTIAAKHLDLLKECPVPIILTPHFGEFKRLCAYDDELDMIDKVGGFARKYGVTVVLKGPNTLITDGRETYRNITANKAMATAGMGDVLAGMIVSFVGQGYTPKNAAILGTYLHGSCGDVIGDNSYTVLPSKLIDLIPQVMHEIINE